The window ATTTAGCTATCGTAAAGGGCAATGTTCAAGATTGTAGCGATGTGCTTGTACGTATTCATTCTGAATGTTTAACAGGCGATGTATTTGGTTCTAAGCGCTGTGATTGTGGCGAACAATTAGACAATGCATTGCGTGCTATTGAAAAAGAAGGCAAAGGCGTTGTAGTATACATGCGTCAAGAGGGCCGTGGCATTGGTTTGACCAATAAAATTAAAGCCTATGCATTACAAGAACAGGGCCTTGATACAGTAGAAGCAAATGAACAATTAGGCTTCCCTGCAGATATGCGTGAATATTCCTTAGCGGCTCAAATTATCCGTTTCTTGGGTATTAAAAGCATCCGCTTATTAACTAACAATCCCGAAAAGCGTCATGGCTTAGAACATTGGGGAATCAATGTAACTAGCCGTGTACCACTCATCATTGCTGCAAATAAATTTAATGCAGGCTATTTAAAAACAAAAGAAGAAAAAATGGGTCATATGTTGGAAGACTAATTAACTTTCACCATATAACTCGGTCGTTACATATATATTTCCTTAGATGGAATAGAGGAGGTCAACATAATGATGGTTCAAGAAGGTAACTTATTAGGTACTGGTAAGAAATTTGCTATTATCGGTTCTCGTTTCAACGAGTTCATTACATCTAAATTAATCGGAGGCGCTGAAGATTGTTTACTTCGTCACGATGTTAAACAAGAGGATATTACAGTAATTTGGGTTCCAGGTGCTTATGAGATTCCTTTGATTGCTAAGAAAGCAGCTTTATCTGGTCGTTATGATGCAGTTATTTGTGTAGGTGCTGTTATTCGTGGGGCCACTACTCATTATGATTATGTATGCAACGAAGTAGCTAAAGGTATCGCACATGTATCTTTGGAAACTGGTATTCCTGTTATGTTTGGTGTAGTAACTACTGAAAACATTGAGCAAGCTATCGAACGCGCAGGTACAAAAGCGGGTAATAAAGGTTATGATTGTGCGATGGGTGCAATCGAAATGGTTAACCTTATCGATCAAATCTAAGAATTGTATATATAACACTCAGTATCTTATGGTACTGGGTGTTTTTATATCATCGAAAATATGTTCTTTTAAATTTAAATAAGACTAGACGAACATATATTCTCTATTATTGAAAGTTAAATATTTGACATGATATACTATATAAGCAATATAAAAGTAATACCTTAATAAAATCAGTAGAAATAAGGAATGATAGAATGGATTATATAAAACGTTTTACAACCCGAGAAGGGGTTCGTATGTCTTTAGCTGTAACAACCGATACAGTTGAAACAGCTCGTGTACGTCATGATTTATGGCCTGTAGCAACAGCTGCTTTAGGTCGTGCTATGACGGGAGCTATTTTATTAGCTGGTGATTTTAAAAACCATGAAAACGTAAGTCTTCGTATTAAAGGTGATGGTCCACTAGGTGTAGTTCACGTAGATGCATTCTCTGATAATACGGTTCGAGGCTATGTAGATGAGCCACATGTTGATGTACCTTTAAAGCATGCTGGTAAGCTTGATGTTGGTGCTGCCGTAGGTCATAATGGGGAAGTACAAGTGACTCGTTTCACGCAGTTAGCGCAAGACTATACTTCTACAAGCCCGATTCAAAGTGGTGAAGTGGCAGAGGATTTGGCATATTATTTATATGCATCTGAACAAGTACCGTCTACGATTAGTTTAGGTGTATTAGTAGATCCAGATTACCATACAGTTGTAGCTGGAGGTTTTATCGTACAAGCCTTACCGGATGCTACAGATGAAGCATTAGCACAAGTAGAAAAGAATATTAATGAACTTGGTCCTATTACAGAATATTTGAAAGCAAATCCAGATGGTAAAGGTCTTATGGAACGCGTTCTCGATGGTTTAACTGTGAATGAAGTATATAATGAACCAATTCATTTCCAATGCCGTTGTGGTCGTGATCGCTTTGCCAGTGTGCTAATGACATTACGTGAAGAAGATAAGAATGCTATTTTGGAAGATGACGTAACAGAGCTTGTTTGCCATTATTGTAATGAAAAATATCATTTCACACGTGAAGAGTTACAAAATATGTTCATCCCAAAAGGTCTAATTCAATAAAAACTTTATAATATGTAGAAAAAATACAGGCTACTAGGTTTTTCCTATAGCCTGTTTTTCTATTCTATGAGAAAATAAAAGATAGAGTTATTAATAATAGGAGGTCACAATGAGTGCAATTGGCGTAATTGGTGGTACTGGTGTTTATGATCCGTCCATCTTTGAAAATATTCATGAAGAATCCTTAGTGACACCATATGGTGAAATAGATTATGTACAAGGTACATACCACGGGAAAACTGTAATCTTTGTAGCTCGTCACGGCAAAGATCATACAATTCCTCCACACAAAATTAACTATCGTGCTAATATTTGGGGCCTCAAAAAACTAGGCGTTACATTTATTATCTCCACGACAGCAGTAGGTTCTTTAAATGAGAACTTTAAGCCAGGTCATTTTGTGTTGACTGATCAATTCTTAGATTTCACAAAGAACCGCATCACTACGTTTTATGAAGGTGGGGACCGTCCAGTGGCACATCTTGATGTAACAAATCCATACTGCCCTGAATTGCGTAATATTCTTCAAAAGGTAGGTACGGAACAAGGCCTTACGATACACAATGGCGGTACCTATGTATGTACTGAAGGCCCTCGTTTTGAGACTCCTGCAGAAATCAAAATGTTCCACATGCTCGGTGGCGATACAGTAGGTATGACAAATGTACCGGAAGTAAATTTAGCGAATGAAGCTGAAATGGCATATGCTACGATCTCTATGATTACCAACTATGCAGCAGGTATTTCTGAATCTGCTTTGACACATGCGGAAGTTGTAGAAATGATGGGCAATATGGCGGCTCAACTAAAATCTCTTATCTTAGGAGCTATTGATGCAATCGATGTGGATGCTCGTTATGATGCTCATAATCGCATGCATGAATATGGTGGTTTTAAACTATAATCAACTCATAATGATACACAATAGTTCATCGAAGGAGAAGTTATGATTAATATTGAATGGCGTAAAGATACGCTGGCACTATTAGATCAAACTAAATTGCCTACTGAAATTACATACGTTCACTGTACAGATTGGCGCCAAGTGGCCGAAGCTATTAAAATGCTTCGCGTTCGTGGAGCACCTGCTATTGGCGTAGCTGCTAGTTATGGTCTCATTTTAGCTGCTATGGAAGCAGGACGTTTAGAGGCGCCATTTAGTGAACAACTTACAAACTTATATGAGTTTAGTGAGACCTTAAAAGAAACTCGCCCTACAGCAATCAACTTAGCTTGGGCTGTAGATCGTGTCATTTCTCTTGTGAAAACTAATGTTGACAGTATGTCCTCAATGAGTGAAGTAGTAGACCTCATTACAAAAGAGGCTATTATCATTCACGAAGAAGATGTATCTTTGAATAGACGTATGGCCGAAGCAGGGGCTACATTATTTGAAGGTAAAAAGAATATTCGCATCTTAACTCATTGTAATGCTGGTGCACTAGCTACAGGTGGCCTAGGAACAGCTCTTGGTGTTGTTCGAAAATTACATGAAAACGGTCAATTAGAACGCGTATATGCTGATGAAACACGTCCATTATTACAAGGTGCTCGACTTACAGCCTTTGAACTTCACGAGGATGGTATTCCTATTACTCTTGAAACTGATAATATGGCCGCCTATGCGATGCAACATGGGTTAATTGATGCTGTTATCGTCGGTGCTGACCGCATCACTACAAAAGGAGATGTAGCCAATAAAATTGGTACCTATGGTGTGGCTGTACTAGCTAAATTCCACAATATTCCGTTCTATGTAGCCGCTCCTTATAGTACATTTGACTTTACTCTGGAAAATGGTGGAGATATTCCTATTGAGATGCGCAATGATGATGAAGTAATCGCTTTACACGGTGTTCAAACAGCCCCTAGTGGTATTGATGTACTTAATCCTGCATTCGATGTAACACCTCATGAACTTGTAACAGCGATTATCACCGAAGAGGGAGTATTGACTCCAAACTATGAAGAGTCAATCGGTAAGCTACGCCAGATTGTAGAATCTAAATAGTCTATTATCTTAATGATTAGCTTATTAAGCATTCTATATAAGCAATATATTATCTATATAAGTAAGTATCTACAACGATATTAACAAAATTATATAGTATCAATAAATCTAAGTAGATTTACTATCAACTATTTATTTTATTGTATCTACTTGTATGAGTAAAAGGAGATATTATGCAATCTTTAATTAGAGATATAAATTTAGCAACAGAAGGTCGCAAAAAAATTGATTGGGTTTCTAACTTTATGCCTACATTAAACACATTAGGTGACCGTTTTGAAGCAGAACAAACTTTCAAAGGCCAAACAATTGTTGTTAGTGTTCACTTGGAAGCAAAAACAGCATACCTTGCGACTGTATTAAAACGCGGTGGTGCAGATGTAATTGTAACGGGCTCCAATCCGTTATCTACACAAGACGATGTAGCTGCAGGTCTTGTAGATATGGGCATTACTGTATATGCTTGGTACGATTGTACTGATGAAGAATATTTTAACTTCCTCCATAAAGCACTTGATCACAAACCACATATTATCATTGATGATGGTGGTGATTTAGTAAATCTATTGCATACTACACGTCAAGATGCAAAAGAACGTTTGTTAGGGGGGAGTGAAGAAACTACAACAGGTGTACATCGTTTATATGCATTAGAGAACGCTAAACAATTAACATTCCCTATGATTGCTGTCAATGACTCTTACTGTAAATATCTTTTCGATAATCGCTATGGTACAGGTCAGTCCGTTTGGGATGGTATCATGCGCACTACGAACTTGACTGTAACAGGTAAGAACGTTGTTGTTGCTGGTTATGGCTGGTGTGGTAAAGGCGTTGCGATGCGTGCAAAAGGCCTTGGTGCACACGTATATGTAACTGAAGTAGATCCAATTAAAGCTATAGAGGCTGTATTTGATGGTTTCAAGGTATTGCCTATGATTGAAGCCGCTAAGGTTGGGGATATCTTCTGTACTGTAACAGGTTGTAAAGATGTTATTGTAAAAGAGCATTACAAAGTGATGAAAGATAAAGCTATCTTATGTAATGCTGGTCACTTTGATTGCGAAGTGAACGTTTCTGATCTTACTGAACTTGCTGTAAGCCACGAACGAGTTCGTCAAAATATTGAAGGCTATACTATGTCTGATGGTCGTAAACTCTATGTATTGGCTGAAGGCCGTCTAGTAAACCTTGCAGCTGGCGATGGTCACCCTGCAGAAATTATGGACTTGTCATTTGCTATGCAAGCCCTTGCTGCAGAGTATATCTTGAAAAACGGTAAAGAAATGGATCCAAAAGTATACGTATTGCCTCATGAATTAGATGTGGAAATCGCTAAACTTAAGTTGAACTCCATGGGCTATGACTTAGATTCTTTAACACAAGAACAAATCGATTATCTAACAAAAGTAAACTAATACTGTATTGAAATATAATGGTTTCTGTAATACATTTTGTATCTAAACTATACTAACTTTCAAATTAAACAAATATAACCGAGTTATCATGGCTCGGTTATACCTATGAGGGAAGACTATGTCTGATTTATTGATTACTCATGTAGACGTCCTCACCGATGAGGGGGTTCTAAAAAATCATGCCATTGAAATTAAAAATGGTTATGTTACAGCTATTTTAAACGATAGTGAAGCTGAAAAGGTAAAAGACTCTGCTAAGGAAGTACTAGACGGTAAAGGTCAATTGGCTACGCCAGGTCTTGTAAATACACATACTCATATTGCGATGGGTCTATTTAGAAACTATGCAGATGATCTTGAGCTTATGGAATGGCTTGAAACGGCTATTTGGCCAACAGAAGCAAAATTAAATGACGATTATGTACGGTACGGCACACAACTTGGTATTGCTGAAATGTTGCGCACTGGTACCACTACATTTAGCGACATGTATTTCTTTATGAATACTACTGCTGAGGTGGTAAAAGAAACAGGTATTCGCTCTGTATTGTCACGTGGCTTAGCCGGTGTATCCCCAACAGCAGATCAAGCATTAGTTGAAAATGCTGACTTATTCCGCACTTGGAACGGCTTTGATAATGACCGCATCAAAGTATTGCTTGGACCACATGCACCATATACTTGCCCTGATGATTATATGGAAAAGGTGATTGCCTTATCTCATGAATTAAATTGTGGTATTCATATGCACTTGTCCGAAACAAAAGGAGAAGTGGAGACTGTTATGAAAGCTACTGGTAAGACACCAATTGCGCATATGCATGATTTAGGTTTATTCTGGAATACTACCTTAGCCGCACACTGCGTTCATGTGACAGACGAAGATATGGCTATTATGTCTGAAAATAATGTAGCCGTAGCTCATAACCCACAATCTAATTTAAAATTAGCTAGCGGTATTGCACCAGTACCTGAAATGATTGCCAAAGGTATTACGGTTGGTCTTGGTACAGATGGCTCCGCTTCTAATAATAATGCTGATATGCTTGAAGAAGTACGTCTTGCAGCAACATTACATAAAGCACGTCTTTATGATCCAAAGGCTATTCCTGCTCAAGCCGCATGGAACATGGGCACTGTAGAAGGTGCAAAAGCATTGGGATATACAGATCTTGGTGTATTAGATAAAGGCTATCGTGCAGATATCGTGCTATATGATGTATCTGGTATGCACTGGATGCCTCGTTACAATGATTTAGCAGCTCTTGTATACTCTGCTAATAGCTCCGATGTAAATACTACAATTGTGGGTGGTAAAGTTCTTATGAAAGACAAAGAACTGCTTACAATTGATGAAGAAAAACTACGGGCAGAGATTGATAAAGCTCAAGTATATTTTAGTAATTAGCAGTTAATCTAAACACAAAACCCACTCATGATAATCATAGAGTGGGTTTTGTGTTATATACTATATAGATTTATTTAATTGCTTTCACCAAAAACATGGGTACAGGAATATAAAACTCGTCTTCCTCATTGTAAATGCGCGGACCTACAGTAAGATCAATGGTAACAGAACTAGCACCTAATTTAGTAAGTAGTTCTTTATCCCATTGAGGTCGTGTATAAGACGAAATGTCGAGCATATGATAAATGGTATGACACCGTTCTTTTAATTCGTTGCTTACATGTTCATGGGCATGATGAACAGATTGTGGTACATTATGATGATTACGAGCATGTTCCGCATCATAGTTTAAAATCAAACCGCCTGGGCGAATGACGCGAAACCATTCGGCATAGGCTTTGTCAGGATGGGGTAAATTCCACGTTACATTTCTGGCCACAACGATATCAAAGGTATTAGTATCAAATCCTAGATTCTCTGCATCCATCACAGAAAAGGTTGCATCACAATCGAGGGACTCTGCTAGTTGATTTGCCTCATCTATCATATTAGGTGTAATATCAATGCCATGCACTGTATGACCAAGCTGAGATAGTATAATACTAAAAAAGCCGGCTCCACATCCAATATCCAATATTCGTAAAGATCTATCAGAATCAAATATATGACAAGTTAATTCTTCTCTCCATAATTTTAGTTTGGGACTTTCTAATTCTTTTGCACGTAAAGCGCCAAAATCGTGAGATCGATCTGCCCAATAGGCTGTAATAAATTCTTTATCATCCTTCATAGGATGGTTGCGTTCAAAAGTATCATTCATAATTTAGTTCTCCTCATATTCTATAGTATGTATAGTACCATAAAATAATAATGAACTATACAGCAAAAATCACATTAACTCCATAAATACTTACTATTAGATATGATATAATACTCCTATGTTTTTATTTTACTGAAAGGGCAGGGGCTATGATATTACAGACTGGACAACGTACAGATATTCCTGCTTTTTATGGGCAATGGCTAATCAATCGTATACGTGAAGGATTTGTAGATGTTCGTAACCCTTATAATCCCCTACAGGTGACACGGTATCCAATTAATCAAGAGGTGGTAGATGGTATTGCATTCTGTACAAAGAATCCTTTACCGTTTATTCCACTACTAAATGAAATTGTTGATTACAGACAATACTGGCATATGACTATAACGCCTTATGGAACCGATATTGAACCCTACGTGCCAACTTATGCGTCTGTTATAGAAGGATTTAAACATATTTCTAAACAGCTTAATTCTCAATCTATGGTGTGGCGCTATGATCCTATCATTTTAACTAATGAATATACCGTTGATTTTCATTGTGAAAGCTTTTACAAAATGGCTCAAGCCCTTAAAGGTTATACAGATACAGTTGTTGTTAGCTTTTTAGATATATTTGATAAGGTGGTTCAGAATTTTCCAGAAGGATATAGACCAAGTTTAGATATTCAAACTAAGATCATTAAAGAATTTGTTTCCATAGCTCATTCCAATCATATGAATCTTAAAACCTGTGGAGAAGGAGTTATCTTTAAAGAGCTTGGTGCTGATACAGAGGGGTGTTTAACCTTAGATTGTTATGAAAGTGCCTGGAATATAAAATTAAAAGCACCTAAACGCGCGCCAGCACGACCAGAATGTAATTGTTATTTACATGGTGATATTGGTGCCTACGATAGCTGTAGCCACTTTTGTCGTTATTGTTATGCTAATACTAATCGAGCGGTGGTTCGATATAATCGTTTACATCATGATCCAAATTCTAGTTTACTTATTGGAAGACTTTCAAAAAGAGAAATTATTAAAGAAAGTACGGAAAAGAGCTGGATTATAAACGAAACTGTAACACAGGATAGCTTATTTTAGAGAGAATTACGAGGAATTACTAAATTAAATGAATTGACTTATCGTGTAAAATAGATACCAAAGGGGTTGTCAAGCAGGTATCTCAGGAATATAAGAGAGTGTAAATGTATTTTTTGTTTAGTTTAAAAGGAGGTGCATTTATGATAACGTATAAGAAAGATAGTAAAGATAATTTACTATCACCTGACTCGTCTATGCCCGTGTTAGCAATGTGTTATGACTTTGATAAGACATTAACCCCTGACGATATGCAGGCACAAGGTTTTATTCAATCGGTAGGCTATAACGAAGAGCAAATCAAACAATTTTGGCATGAATCAAATCAATTGGCTAAAAAACATGATATGGATAATAACTTAGCCTATATGTACAAAATGATTCAAGAAGCAGTAGGCCATTTCTATGTAACAAAAGATAAGCTCATGGAATACGGCAATCAAGTAGAATTATACGAAGGGGTACGGACTTGGTTTGAACGCATTTGTCAATATGGCTTAGAACAAGGCGTTAAGATTGAACATTATATTATTTCGTCTGGCTTAAAAGAAATGATCGAAGGCACTGAAATGGCAAAAGAGGGGGCTTTCACCAAAATCTATGCCAGTGCATTTATGTTCGATGATAAAGGTGTAGCTGTTTGGCCCGCACAAGCCATTAACTATACGAATAAGACACAATTTTTGTTCCGCATTCAAAAAGGAATTCTCGATATTAATGATACTGGTGTTAATGATTACATTAAGCCTGAAAATCAACGTGTGCCGTTCCGTAACATGATTTATATTGGGGATAGCGATACAGATATTCCTTGTATGAGTCTTGTGAACGCTAATGGAGGTCATTCTATAGGTGTTTATGATCCATTTAAGAAGGATAAAGAAAAGGTATATAAGATGATGCGTCATCATCGTATCCGTTATTATGCACCTGCAGACTATTCTAATGGTTCAAAACTAGATACCTTAGTGAAGCAAATTATTCGTAAAACCGCAGCCTATGAAGTATTAGAAGGCGAATATATTCATTGTAAATACGAAGCCGAGGAGTAATATGGAACAATCTAAATTAACTAGCGAATGGATTCAAACCTTTAACAGATTAGGTTCTGAAGGTAAATTAAAACCTACCGTACCATATCACGATTTATTTAACCGAAAGGAGTTAAAAGGATTTCCGTTACACACATTACCTATGTGGACGGTAAATTTTCCAACAGGTTATATTACGTGTTGTGATCCTCTAGTAACATTGCCAAGCAAACCAGATACATATCTTAGACAGGTAACACCAGGTACGTATTTGTTAGAGACTAAGATAATTGAAATGGAACCAAATGAGTATCGTTATGTAGCTAGTCGAGTTGTTTTTAGTGGCAATGAGCCTGTATACTATGAATTAGCATTAAAAGGGACAGAGGACTTAACCGATTTAGATGATGGAGATACCTATATTGGATTTCCTGTAGATTCGGGTTTAGCTACAATTGTAGATGCACAAACAATTGAAACATATAATAAGTTTTATGAACAATGGCATATAAACTATCCTGAAAAAAATATATACGATGACTATTATAGTGATTTATTCCAATTAAATGCTATGGCCTATCCACAATACCAACGTTCTAAAGGTGATTGGATTAACTTTACAATTCCTGATACAGAATTGACAGTACCGATGATTCAATCTGGATTTGGTGATGGTTTATATCCAGTATACTGGGCATTTGATAAAGATGGTCAAATCTGTCAAATTATTATGGAATACATTGATTGTAGCGAAGCATATGAATAATACACTGGGTGTATAGTTAAGGAACTAATTTTATAAATCAAAATATATAAAAATAAGGCGCTTAGATAACTAAGCGCCTATTAATATGTTTATATTCATCTGAGAAATTAGATACCAAAAACCCAGTTAACTAACACGCGAATAATACTTAAACCAACAACCATTTCAGCAAGAAATCTTAAAGAACTCTCCATGCCATTTCCTAAATGTTTTAAACCGCCAATTTTGGCTTTACTTACAATATCACACCAGCACATAAAATTCCTCCATAAGAGTATGAGTAAATCAGATAATTTATATTACTATTTTACAATCTGATTCTAAAAAATTCAATATAAATTTTATGTAATAATAATACTTTATTGGCATATAGAATAATTAAGAATATGAAAAGTATAGTTTATTTAAAGAATATAAATATGTTAATATGAAATCAACTATTGATGTGTTGTGTAATGGAGTGCTTTATGAGAAAGTTTATATTAAGCTTTGCAATAGCATTGGTTGCATGTAATATAATAGCTGCAAAAGAATATATTACATTAGAATCCCAAACTGGCAATACCATTGTTGATGAAAAAGGACAATGGATATTGGGCCCATATGATAACTTACATGTGGAGTATATAAAAGGATATAATAATAACTATGTATATGGATCATTTTATGAAAATGGTCAAAAACGATATGTAAATTTAGTTGAACTAGCCTATTTACCAGTAGGGTATGAATATGAGTTCTATTATAAATTTGCTAAAGCTTTCACTAATGGGGGCTTTAAATTATTAAACTTAGATGGTACATATGCTATTAATGATGTTATTACTGATTATGATGATTTAAGTGATACTATAATATTAGGTAAAAAAGGAGAATATTGGTATGTATATAATAGAGTAAG of the Veillonella parvula genome contains:
- the ribE gene encoding 6,7-dimethyl-8-ribityllumazine synthase — protein: MMVQEGNLLGTGKKFAIIGSRFNEFITSKLIGGAEDCLLRHDVKQEDITVIWVPGAYEIPLIAKKAALSGRYDAVICVGAVIRGATTHYDYVCNEVAKGIAHVSLETGIPVMFGVVTTENIEQAIERAGTKAGNKGYDCAMGAIEMVNLIDQI
- the hslO gene encoding Hsp33 family molecular chaperone HslO produces the protein MDYIKRFTTREGVRMSLAVTTDTVETARVRHDLWPVATAALGRAMTGAILLAGDFKNHENVSLRIKGDGPLGVVHVDAFSDNTVRGYVDEPHVDVPLKHAGKLDVGAAVGHNGEVQVTRFTQLAQDYTSTSPIQSGEVAEDLAYYLYASEQVPSTISLGVLVDPDYHTVVAGGFIVQALPDATDEALAQVEKNINELGPITEYLKANPDGKGLMERVLDGLTVNEVYNEPIHFQCRCGRDRFASVLMTLREEDKNAILEDDVTELVCHYCNEKYHFTREELQNMFIPKGLIQ
- the mtnP gene encoding S-methyl-5'-thioadenosine phosphorylase; translation: MSAIGVIGGTGVYDPSIFENIHEESLVTPYGEIDYVQGTYHGKTVIFVARHGKDHTIPPHKINYRANIWGLKKLGVTFIISTTAVGSLNENFKPGHFVLTDQFLDFTKNRITTFYEGGDRPVAHLDVTNPYCPELRNILQKVGTEQGLTIHNGGTYVCTEGPRFETPAEIKMFHMLGGDTVGMTNVPEVNLANEAEMAYATISMITNYAAGISESALTHAEVVEMMGNMAAQLKSLILGAIDAIDVDARYDAHNRMHEYGGFKL
- the mtnA gene encoding S-methyl-5-thioribose-1-phosphate isomerase; this translates as MINIEWRKDTLALLDQTKLPTEITYVHCTDWRQVAEAIKMLRVRGAPAIGVAASYGLILAAMEAGRLEAPFSEQLTNLYEFSETLKETRPTAINLAWAVDRVISLVKTNVDSMSSMSEVVDLITKEAIIIHEEDVSLNRRMAEAGATLFEGKKNIRILTHCNAGALATGGLGTALGVVRKLHENGQLERVYADETRPLLQGARLTAFELHEDGIPITLETDNMAAYAMQHGLIDAVIVGADRITTKGDVANKIGTYGVAVLAKFHNIPFYVAAPYSTFDFTLENGGDIPIEMRNDDEVIALHGVQTAPSGIDVLNPAFDVTPHELVTAIITEEGVLTPNYEESIGKLRQIVESK
- a CDS encoding adenosylhomocysteinase: MQSLIRDINLATEGRKKIDWVSNFMPTLNTLGDRFEAEQTFKGQTIVVSVHLEAKTAYLATVLKRGGADVIVTGSNPLSTQDDVAAGLVDMGITVYAWYDCTDEEYFNFLHKALDHKPHIIIDDGGDLVNLLHTTRQDAKERLLGGSEETTTGVHRLYALENAKQLTFPMIAVNDSYCKYLFDNRYGTGQSVWDGIMRTTNLTVTGKNVVVAGYGWCGKGVAMRAKGLGAHVYVTEVDPIKAIEAVFDGFKVLPMIEAAKVGDIFCTVTGCKDVIVKEHYKVMKDKAILCNAGHFDCEVNVSDLTELAVSHERVRQNIEGYTMSDGRKLYVLAEGRLVNLAAGDGHPAEIMDLSFAMQALAAEYILKNGKEMDPKVYVLPHELDVEIAKLKLNSMGYDLDSLTQEQIDYLTKVN
- a CDS encoding amidohydrolase; the encoded protein is MSDLLITHVDVLTDEGVLKNHAIEIKNGYVTAILNDSEAEKVKDSAKEVLDGKGQLATPGLVNTHTHIAMGLFRNYADDLELMEWLETAIWPTEAKLNDDYVRYGTQLGIAEMLRTGTTTFSDMYFFMNTTAEVVKETGIRSVLSRGLAGVSPTADQALVENADLFRTWNGFDNDRIKVLLGPHAPYTCPDDYMEKVIALSHELNCGIHMHLSETKGEVETVMKATGKTPIAHMHDLGLFWNTTLAAHCVHVTDEDMAIMSENNVAVAHNPQSNLKLASGIAPVPEMIAKGITVGLGTDGSASNNNADMLEEVRLAATLHKARLYDPKAIPAQAAWNMGTVEGAKALGYTDLGVLDKGYRADIVLYDVSGMHWMPRYNDLAALVYSANSSDVNTTIVGGKVLMKDKELLTIDEEKLRAEIDKAQVYFSN
- a CDS encoding class I SAM-dependent methyltransferase; the encoded protein is MNDTFERNHPMKDDKEFITAYWADRSHDFGALRAKELESPKLKLWREELTCHIFDSDRSLRILDIGCGAGFFSIILSQLGHTVHGIDITPNMIDEANQLAESLDCDATFSVMDAENLGFDTNTFDIVVARNVTWNLPHPDKAYAEWFRVIRPGGLILNYDAEHARNHHNVPQSVHHAHEHVSNELKERCHTIYHMLDISSYTRPQWDKELLTKLGASSVTIDLTVGPRIYNEEDEFYIPVPMFLVKAIK
- a CDS encoding DUF1848 domain-containing protein, producing the protein MILQTGQRTDIPAFYGQWLINRIREGFVDVRNPYNPLQVTRYPINQEVVDGIAFCTKNPLPFIPLLNEIVDYRQYWHMTITPYGTDIEPYVPTYASVIEGFKHISKQLNSQSMVWRYDPIILTNEYTVDFHCESFYKMAQALKGYTDTVVVSFLDIFDKVVQNFPEGYRPSLDIQTKIIKEFVSIAHSNHMNLKTCGEGVIFKELGADTEGCLTLDCYESAWNIKLKAPKRAPARPECNCYLHGDIGAYDSCSHFCRYCYANTNRAVVRYNRLHHDPNSSLLIGRLSKREIIKESTEKSWIINETVTQDSLF
- a CDS encoding HAD family hydrolase, whose amino-acid sequence is MITYKKDSKDNLLSPDSSMPVLAMCYDFDKTLTPDDMQAQGFIQSVGYNEEQIKQFWHESNQLAKKHDMDNNLAYMYKMIQEAVGHFYVTKDKLMEYGNQVELYEGVRTWFERICQYGLEQGVKIEHYIISSGLKEMIEGTEMAKEGAFTKIYASAFMFDDKGVAVWPAQAINYTNKTQFLFRIQKGILDINDTGVNDYIKPENQRVPFRNMIYIGDSDTDIPCMSLVNANGGHSIGVYDPFKKDKEKVYKMMRHHRIRYYAPADYSNGSKLDTLVKQIIRKTAAYEVLEGEYIHCKYEAEE
- a CDS encoding DUF4241 domain-containing protein, whose protein sequence is MEQSKLTSEWIQTFNRLGSEGKLKPTVPYHDLFNRKELKGFPLHTLPMWTVNFPTGYITCCDPLVTLPSKPDTYLRQVTPGTYLLETKIIEMEPNEYRYVASRVVFSGNEPVYYELALKGTEDLTDLDDGDTYIGFPVDSGLATIVDAQTIETYNKFYEQWHINYPEKNIYDDYYSDLFQLNAMAYPQYQRSKGDWINFTIPDTELTVPMIQSGFGDGLYPVYWAFDKDGQICQIIMEYIDCSEAYE